Proteins co-encoded in one Brassica rapa cultivar Chiifu-401-42 chromosome A02, CAAS_Brap_v3.01, whole genome shotgun sequence genomic window:
- the LOC103850424 gene encoding pyruvate decarboxylase 4 isoform X1: MDTKIGSIDACKPTNGDVGSPPSGAVATIHDSAPSSALSVGSSEATLGRHLARRLVQAGVTDIFSVPGDFNLTLLDHLIAEPELKNIGCCNELNAGYAADGYARSRGVGACVVTFTVGGLSVLNAIAGAYSENLPVICIVGGPNSNDFGTNRILHHTIGLPDFSQELRCFQTVTCHQAVVNNLEDAHEQIDKAISTALKESKPVYISISCNLAATPHPTFIRDPVPFSLTPRLSNKMGLEAAVEATLEFLNKAVKPVMVGGVKLRVAKASDAFVDLADASGYAMAVMPSAKGLVPEHHPHFIGTYWGAVSTPFCSEIVESADAYIFAGPIFNDYSSVGYSLLLKKEKAIVVHPDRVTIANGQTFGCVLMSDFFTELAKRVKRNETAYENYHRIFVPEGKPLTCKPKEPLRVNAMFQHIQKMISSETAVIAETGDSWFNCQKLKLPKGCGFVFNSRYEFQMQYGSIGWSVGATLGYAQAVPEKRVLAFIGDGSFQVTAQDVSTMLRNGQKTIIFLINNGGYTIEVEIHDGPYNVIKNWNYTGLVDAIHNGEGKCWTAKVRYEEELVEAIKTATTEKKDSLCFIEVIVHKDDTSKELLEWGSRVAAANGRPPNPQ; encoded by the exons ATGGACACCAAAATCGGATCCATCGACGCGTGCAAGCCCACCAATGGCGACGTCGGTAGTCCACCAAGCGGCGCCGTCGCAACCATCCATGACTCTGCTCCCTCCTCCGCTCTCTCCGTCGGCTCCTCCGAAGCGACTCTCGGGCGTCACTTGGCCCGACGTCTTGTCCAGGCTGGAGTCACCGACATCTTCTCTGTCCCCGGCGATTTCAACCTAACTTTGCTGGACCACCTCATCGCCGAGCCGGAGCTCAAGAACATCGGCTGCTGCAACGAGCTGAACGCCGGCTACGCTGCCGACGGTTACGCTCGATCTCGCGGAGTGGGCGCTTGCGTCGTGACCTTCACGGTAGGTGGACTTAGCGTTTTGAACGCGATCGCTGGTGCGTACAGTGAGAATCTGCCGGTTATATGTATCGTTGGAGGTCCTAACTCCAACGATTTTGGCACTAACCGTATTCTCCATCACACCATCGGTTTACCTGATTTTAGCCAAGAGCTTAGGTGTTTCCAGACCGTTACTTGCCACCAG GCGGTGGTGAACAACTTGGAAGATGCACATGAACAAATAGACAAGGCCATTTCAACAGCTCTTAAAGAGAGCAAGCCTGTTTACATCAGCATCAGCTGCAACTTAGCTGCTACTCCTCATCCAACTTTCATCCGTGATCCTGTTCCCTTCTCCCTTACTCCAAG atTGAGCAATAAGATGGGCCTTGAAGCTGCGGTTGAAGCAACTTTGGAGTTTCTCAACAAGGCCGTGAAGCCGGTCATGGTTGGTGGTGTCAAGCTACGTGTAGCCAAAGCCAGCGATGCTTTTGTCGACCTTGCAGACGCTTCTGGCTACGCCATGGCGGTGATGCCATCTGCAAAGGGCCTAGTCCCGGAGCACCATCCTCACTTCATTGGGACTTACTGGGGAGCAGTGAGCACTCCTTTCTGCTCCGAGATTGTGGAATCCGCAGATGCCTACATCTTCGCGGGCCCAATCTTCAACGACTACAGCTCTGTGGGTTACTCTCTTCTCCTCAAGAAAGAGAAAGCCATCGTTGTGCATCCTGACCGTGTCACTATTGCCAATGGTCAAACCTTTGGGTGCGTTCTCATGAGCGATTTCTTCACTGAGTTGGCTAAGAGGGTGAAGCGTAACGAGACGGCTTATGAGAACTACCACAGGATCTTTGTCCCTGAAGGCAAGCCATTGACATGCAAACCAAAAGAGCCTTTGAGAGTCAACGCAATGTTCCAACACATTCAGAAGATGATCTCTAGTGAAACCGCTGTCATTGCTGAAACCGGTGATTCTTGGTTTAACTGCCAGAAACTAAAGCTGCCTAAAGGATGTGG TTTTGTGTTTAATTCTAGGTACGAGTTTCAGATGCAGTATGGATCCATCGGGTGGTCTGTAGGTGCGACTCTGGGATACGCACAAGCTGTACCAGAGAAGCGAGTGTTGGCTTTCATCGGTGATGGAAGTTTCCAAGTGACGGCTCAGGACGTATCCACGATGCTGCGTAACGGTCAGAAAACAATCATATTCCTCATTAACAACGGTGGCTACACCATTGAAGTGGAGATTCATGACGGTCCATATAACGTGATCAAGAACTGGAACTACACTGGTCTCGTCGATGCCATTCATAACGGGGAAGGAAAATGCTGGACCGCAAAGGTGAGATACGAGGAAGAGCTGGTTGAGGCGATCAAGACAGCTACAACGGAGAAGAAGGATAGTCTTTGTTTCATTGAAGTGATAGTTCACAAAGATGATACGAGCAAAGAGTTGCTTGAGTGGGGCTCACGCGTCGCTGCTGCTAATGGTCGTCCCCCAAACCCTCAGTAA
- the LOC103850424 gene encoding pyruvate decarboxylase 4 isoform X2: MDTKIGSIDACKPTNGDVGSPPSGAVATIHDSAPSSALSVGSSEATLGRHLARRLVQAGVTDIFSVPGDFNLTLLDHLIAEPELKNIGCCNELNAGYAADGYARSRGVGACVVTFTVGGLSVLNAIAGAYSENLPVICIVGGPNSNDFGTNRILHHTIGLPDFSQELRCFQTVTCHQAVVNNLEDAHEQIDKAISTALKESKPVYISISCNLAATPHPTFIRDPVPFSLTPRLSNKMGLEAAVEATLEFLNKAVKPVMVGGVKLRVAKASDAFVDLADASGYAMAVMPSAKGLVPEHHPHFIGTYWGAVSTPFCSEIVESADAYIFAGPIFNDYSSVGYSLLLKKEKAIVVHPDRVTIANGQTFGCVLMSDFFTELAKRVKRNETAYENYHRIFVPEGKPLTCKPKEPLRVNAMFQHIQKMISSETAVIAETGDSWFNCQKLKLPKGCGYEFQMQYGSIGWSVGATLGYAQAVPEKRVLAFIGDGSFQVTAQDVSTMLRNGQKTIIFLINNGGYTIEVEIHDGPYNVIKNWNYTGLVDAIHNGEGKCWTAKVRYEEELVEAIKTATTEKKDSLCFIEVIVHKDDTSKELLEWGSRVAAANGRPPNPQ; this comes from the exons ATGGACACCAAAATCGGATCCATCGACGCGTGCAAGCCCACCAATGGCGACGTCGGTAGTCCACCAAGCGGCGCCGTCGCAACCATCCATGACTCTGCTCCCTCCTCCGCTCTCTCCGTCGGCTCCTCCGAAGCGACTCTCGGGCGTCACTTGGCCCGACGTCTTGTCCAGGCTGGAGTCACCGACATCTTCTCTGTCCCCGGCGATTTCAACCTAACTTTGCTGGACCACCTCATCGCCGAGCCGGAGCTCAAGAACATCGGCTGCTGCAACGAGCTGAACGCCGGCTACGCTGCCGACGGTTACGCTCGATCTCGCGGAGTGGGCGCTTGCGTCGTGACCTTCACGGTAGGTGGACTTAGCGTTTTGAACGCGATCGCTGGTGCGTACAGTGAGAATCTGCCGGTTATATGTATCGTTGGAGGTCCTAACTCCAACGATTTTGGCACTAACCGTATTCTCCATCACACCATCGGTTTACCTGATTTTAGCCAAGAGCTTAGGTGTTTCCAGACCGTTACTTGCCACCAG GCGGTGGTGAACAACTTGGAAGATGCACATGAACAAATAGACAAGGCCATTTCAACAGCTCTTAAAGAGAGCAAGCCTGTTTACATCAGCATCAGCTGCAACTTAGCTGCTACTCCTCATCCAACTTTCATCCGTGATCCTGTTCCCTTCTCCCTTACTCCAAG atTGAGCAATAAGATGGGCCTTGAAGCTGCGGTTGAAGCAACTTTGGAGTTTCTCAACAAGGCCGTGAAGCCGGTCATGGTTGGTGGTGTCAAGCTACGTGTAGCCAAAGCCAGCGATGCTTTTGTCGACCTTGCAGACGCTTCTGGCTACGCCATGGCGGTGATGCCATCTGCAAAGGGCCTAGTCCCGGAGCACCATCCTCACTTCATTGGGACTTACTGGGGAGCAGTGAGCACTCCTTTCTGCTCCGAGATTGTGGAATCCGCAGATGCCTACATCTTCGCGGGCCCAATCTTCAACGACTACAGCTCTGTGGGTTACTCTCTTCTCCTCAAGAAAGAGAAAGCCATCGTTGTGCATCCTGACCGTGTCACTATTGCCAATGGTCAAACCTTTGGGTGCGTTCTCATGAGCGATTTCTTCACTGAGTTGGCTAAGAGGGTGAAGCGTAACGAGACGGCTTATGAGAACTACCACAGGATCTTTGTCCCTGAAGGCAAGCCATTGACATGCAAACCAAAAGAGCCTTTGAGAGTCAACGCAATGTTCCAACACATTCAGAAGATGATCTCTAGTGAAACCGCTGTCATTGCTGAAACCGGTGATTCTTGGTTTAACTGCCAGAAACTAAAGCTGCCTAAAGGATGTGG GTACGAGTTTCAGATGCAGTATGGATCCATCGGGTGGTCTGTAGGTGCGACTCTGGGATACGCACAAGCTGTACCAGAGAAGCGAGTGTTGGCTTTCATCGGTGATGGAAGTTTCCAAGTGACGGCTCAGGACGTATCCACGATGCTGCGTAACGGTCAGAAAACAATCATATTCCTCATTAACAACGGTGGCTACACCATTGAAGTGGAGATTCATGACGGTCCATATAACGTGATCAAGAACTGGAACTACACTGGTCTCGTCGATGCCATTCATAACGGGGAAGGAAAATGCTGGACCGCAAAGGTGAGATACGAGGAAGAGCTGGTTGAGGCGATCAAGACAGCTACAACGGAGAAGAAGGATAGTCTTTGTTTCATTGAAGTGATAGTTCACAAAGATGATACGAGCAAAGAGTTGCTTGAGTGGGGCTCACGCGTCGCTGCTGCTAATGGTCGTCCCCCAAACCCTCAGTAA
- the LOC108870857 gene encoding transcription factor bHLH140, with protein MDQSTLHSLNPYSSSTTSSSSSSLHNRKGRIKGNKNQSMSTLSTDPQSVAARERRHRISDRLKILQSMVPGGAKLDTVSMLDEAISYVKFLKAQIWFHHNMLLFFNDYETTSPCTYSPVVVSEFEPRLFGCDDDYTPVPETYSQGTPLYMVAEPNNPMWYSSVDDEQQETMHRRGLS; from the coding sequence ATGGACCAGTCCACTCTTCATAGCCTAAACCCATATTCATCTTCCACCACttcctcatcatcttcttctttacaCAACCGCAAGGGCAGAATAAAGGGGAACAAAAATCAGTCAATGTCCACGTTATCGACGGATCCACAGAGCGTGGCTGCCCGTGAGAGACGCCACCGAATCAGCGACCGTTTGAAGATTCTACAGAGCATGGTTCCTGGTGGTGCGAAATTGGACACCGTCTCTATGCTCGACGAAGCCATTAGCTACGTCAAGTTCTTGAAAGCTCAGATCTGGTTTCACCACAATATGCTTCTTTTCTTCAACGACTACGAAACTACGTCGCCTTGTACTTATTCTCCCGTCGTCGTCAGTGAATTTGAACCAAGACTCTTTGGTTGTGATGACGATTATACCCCTGTACCGGAGACGTATTCACAAGGGACGCCACTATATATGGTTGCGGAACCGAATAATCCGATGTGGTATAGTTCGGTTGATGATGAGCAACAAGAAACCATGCATCGACGTGGTTTGTCTTAG
- the LOC103850425 gene encoding uncharacterized protein DDB_G0271670 yields the protein MNLKFLYKKEKETRKEHLHHSLPSFKTCPNMLTQDRDEELVLFLEIGRLEKSHQASLLTNFSDHCKSNTTSMSSQQYPPRRTAADNFLYSEDEKSDYDWLVTPPDSPSKSSVNQLDAPDATLTMALKSRLESCREEERDRTSSKKQTIGLKRPTSSNSSRSTSRPSTPARRSTTPATRSTTPISRVTSKGARANLTSSSTSSVRPTSRPSTPTRRPSSSGTSRATLTSSSTSTVRPTSRPSTPPRRPSSSGTSRANLTTARATTGTATSTRSIIRPISAPSTKPGSRSSTPTRRPPTPTGSLTVSRSKPTKPVCKPAPSPTLRSRPWEPYEMPGFSLEAPSNLRTTLPDRPQTASSRRTTAFGASSSRSSSIERTVARRQSCSPSRNRAPISNANRPAGRSKTSNADGELISPVAKGAQMVERVVSVRKLAPPRLTEKGGSNAGKSSSGADGVGFGRNLSKSSFDMALRHMDIKQGSMKGNFRQLATNVPAASLYSVRSSGTRRKRPVSSSGSSESSSVNILCLDGSDDNLSDISH from the exons ATGAATCTGAAGttcttatataaaaaagaaaaagaaacacgaAAAGAACACCTCCACCACTCTCTTCCTTCGTTCAAAACATGTCCCAACATGTTGACCCAAGACAGAGATGAAGAGCTAGTTTTGTTCCTGGAGATAGGTCGTCTCGAGAAAAGTCACCAAGCTTCACTTCTAACGA ATTTTTCAGATCATTGCAAGAGTAATACGACATCCATGTCGTCTCAACAATATCCACCCCGGAGAACTGCCGCCGATAATTTTTTGTACTCCGAAGACGAGAAGTCCGATTACGATTG GCTGGTTACGCCACCAGACTCACCGAGTAAAAGCTCAGTGAACCAACTCGATGCACCCGATGCCACCTTGACGATGGCTCTTAAATCCCGG TTAGAGAGTTGTCGTGAAGAAGAGAGGGACAGAACATCATCCAAAAAACAAACAATTGGGCTCAAACGACCCACGTCCTCTAACAGCTCAAGGTCAACGAGTAGACCTTCTACACCAGCCAGAAGGTCCACAACGCCAGCCACAAGGTCAACGACTCCGATTTCGCGTGTCACCTCAAAAGGTGCGCGTGCTAACTTAACCTCGTCCTCTACTAGCAGCGTAAGACCAACGAGCAGACCTTCTACGCCAACCAGAAGGCCTTCTAGCTCTGGAACTTCACGTGCCACATTAACCTCGTCTTCTACTAGCACCGTAAGACCAACGAGCAGACCTTCTACGCCACCAAGAAGGCCTTCTAGCTCTGGAACCTCACGTGCTAATTTAACCACTGCCCGTGCCACCACCGGTACAGCCACGTCTACACGATCCATCATCAGGCCAATCTCGGCACCAAGTACAAAACCGGGGTCTAGGTCAAGTACTCCAACTCGCCGTCCACCAACTCCGACAGGTTCATTAACTGTATCGAGAAGTAAACCAACTAAACCAGTATGTAAACCAGCTCCCTCACCTACATTGAGATCACGGCCATGGGAACCTTACGAGATGCCTGGTTTCTCTCTAGAAGCGCCATCAAATCTCAGGACTACGTTACCAGACAGACCACAAACGGCGTCAAGTCGTAGAACCACAGCGTTTGGTGCGTCTAGTTCGAGATCATCGTCCATAGAACGCACAGTTGCAAGGAGGCAGTCTTGTTCACCTTCTAGAAACCGCGCTCCCATTAGTAACGCAAACAGACCAGCTGGACGATCAAAGACAAGCAATGCTGATGGTGAGCTGATCAGTCCTGTAGCTAAGGGGGCTCAAATGGTCGAGAGAGTTGTGAGCGTGAGAAAACTTGCTCCACCGCGACTGACAGAAAAAGGCGGCTCCAACGCTGGGAAGTCGAGTTCGGGAGCTGATGGTGTTGGGTTTGGGAGAAACCTATCTAAAAGCTCCTTCGATATGGCCTTGAGGCATATG GATATCAAACAAGGGAGCATGAAAGGCAACTTCCGACAGCTAGCGACAAATGTACCGGCAGCTTCATTGTACAGTGTGAGGTCATCAGGGACCAGGAGAAAGCGTCCGGTGAGCAGCAGTGGGAGCTCGGAATCATCGAGTGTTAACATCTTGTGCTTGGACGGTAGCGATGATAATCTCAGCGACATAAGCCACTAG
- the LOC103850426 gene encoding uncharacterized acetyltransferase At3g50280-like: MNPTIAPTRPLYKPPCSHDSSPHQYGNYHSSQINIFFYIFCFFLYKMPSCSVTEISKCIVYPEKRSTVADLRLSVSDLPMLSCHYIQKGVLLSRPPPSFSFDDLVSSLRRSLSSTLSLFPALAGRFSTSPSGHIYITCNDSGVEFVAASAKHITVSDVLSPGKDVPLLVREFFVFERLVSYNGHHKPLSAVQVTELDDGVFIGCTVNHSVTDGTSFWHFFNTFADATSGACKIKHLPDFSRNTVFDSPAVLPVPPGGPRVTFDADQPLRERVFHFSREAILKLKQRTNSKVNGIETVVNTEEILGKVSNDGMITNGNGNGNGKITKKKSYDRTAEISSFQSLSAQLWRSVTRARNLDPSKTTTFRMAVNCRHRLEPKMDPYYFGNAIQSIPTMASAGDVLTKDLRWSAGQLHRNVVAHDDATVRSGIADWESNPRLFPLGNADGASITMGSSPRFPMYDNDFGWGKPLAVRSGGANKFDGKISAFPGREGNGSVDLEVVLAPETMAGIENDPEFMQYVSEVSYGC, encoded by the coding sequence ATGAATCCAACCATTGCTCCGACAAGACCACTATATAAACCCCCTTGCTCCCATGACTCTTCTCCTCACCAATACGGCAATTACCACAGCTCCCAAATCAATATCTTCTTTtacatattttgtttctttctttacaAAATGCCTTCTTGTTCGGTAACAGAAATCTCGAAATGCATTGTGTATCCGGAGAAGAGGTCCACCGTGGCCGATCTCCGTCTCTCCGTCTCCGATCTCCCTATGCTCTCATGCCATTACATTCAGAAGGGCGTGCTCCTCAGTCGCCCTCCTCCTTCCTTCTCCTTCGACGACCTTGTCTCCTCTCTCCGCCGTTCACTCTCCTCCACCCTCTCTCTTTTCCCTGCCTTAGCCGGCCGTTTCTCCACCAGTCCCTCCGGTCACATCTACATCACCTGCAACGACTCCGGAGTTGAATTCGTCGCTGCTTCCGCCAAACACATCACCGTCTCCGACGTTCTCTCCCCCGGTAAAGACGTTCCTCTTCTCGTCCGCGAGTTTTTCGTTTTCGAGCGCCTCGTCAGCTACAACGGCCACCATAAGCCTCTCTCCGCCGTCCAAGTGACGGAGCTAGACGACGGCGTCTTCATCGGATGCACCGTTAATCATTCCGTTACTGACGGAACTTCCTTCTGGCACTTCTTCAACACCTTCGCTGACGCCACCAGCGGCGCTTGCAAGATCAAACACCTTCCTGATTTCTCCCGAAACACCGTCTTCGACTCCCCCGCCGTTCTCCCGGTCCCTCCCGGTGGTCCACGTGTAACCTTCGACGCGGATCAGCCTCTCCGGGAGAGAGTTTTTCATTTCAGCAGAGAAGcgattttgaaattaaaacaGAGGACTAACAGCAAAGTCAACGGAATCGAGACGGTCGTTAACACAGAAGAGATACTCGGGAAGGTAAGCAACGACGGGATGATAACTAACGGTAATGGTAACGGTAACGGGAAGATAACGAAAAAGAAGAGCTACGATCGAACGGCTGAgatttcgtcgttccaatctcTCAGTGCTCAGCTATGGCGATCCGTGACGCGAGCGAGGAACCTCGATCCGAGCAAGACGACGACGTTTCGGATGGCGGTTAACTGCCGCCACAGGCTTGAGCCTAAGATGGATCCTTACTACTTCGGAAACGCGATACAGAGCATACCGACGATGGCCTCCGCGGGAGATGTGCTCACGAAAGATCTCCGATGGTCCGCCGGTCAGCTTCACAGGAACGTGGTGGCGCACGACGACGCGACGGTCCGCAGCGGGATAGCCGATTGGGAGAGCAATCCGAGGCTGTTCCCTTTGGGAAATGCAGACGGCGCTTCGATCACGATGGGGAGCTCGCCGAGATTCCCGATGTACGACAACGATTTCGGATGGGGAAAGCCGTTGGCGGTGAGGAGCGGCGGAGCGAACAAATTCGACGGGAAGATCTCGGCGTTTCCGGGGAGAGAAGGGAACGGAAGCGTAGATCTGGAAGTGGTTCTGGCGCCGGAAACCATGGCTGGGATCGAGAACGATCCCGAGTTTATGCAATACGTATCTGAAGTCAGTTACGGCTGCTGA
- the LOC103850427 gene encoding transcription factor DIVARICATA: MSSMNGGFQENTNWIFQEVKDAMWTVEENKLFEKALAVLGDKDDLESWSNIAALIPGKSVDDVIKRYKKLEDDISDIEAGLVPDPGYCSDASAGDYFFGLENSGYGYGYGYGYNYVVGGKRSSPATSDGFKLPMPEKERKKGVPWTEEEHRRFLMGLKKYGKGDWRNIARNFVTTRTPTQVASHAQKYFIRQLTDCKDKRRSSIHDITTVNVPDAKALATATPAAATVSPTPTNPFDVYFPPKPHHSLAFSPASSYHNAFPQWS, from the exons ATGTCATCGATGAACGGAGGTTTCCAGGAAAACACAAACTGGATTTTTCAAGAAGTCAAAGACGCCATGTGGACGGTTGAAGAAAACAAACTGTTCGAGAAAGCTCTAGCCGTTCTCGGCGACAAAGACGACCTAGAGAGCTGGTCCAACATCGCCGCTTTGATCCCGGGGAAATCCGTAGATGATGTCATTAAACGATACAAGAAGCTGGAGGATGACATCAGCGACATCGAGGCCGGACTAGTCCCCGATCCGGGTTACTGCTCCGACGCCTCCGCAGGTGATTACTTCTTTGGGCTAGAGAACTCCGGTTACGGTTATGGTTACGGTTACGGTTACAATTATGTCGTGGGAGGAAAGAGAAGTTCGCCGGCGACGAGTGATGGGTTCAAGCTTCCGATGCCGGAAAAAGAACGGAAGAAAGGAGTTCCATGGACCGAGGAAGAACACCG ACGATTCTTAATGGGTTTGAAGAAATATGGAAAGGGAGATTGGAGAAACATTGCAAGAAACTTTGTGACAACTCGAACGCCAACGCAAGTTGCTTCCCACGCTCAAAAATATTTCATTCGACAGCTCACAGATTGTAAAGACAAACGGCGGTCAAGCATTCACGACATTACAACAGTTAACGTCCCCGACGCAAAGGCACTAGCAACCGCCACACCCGCCGCTGCAACAGTCTCTCCTACTCCAACCAATCCTTTTGACGTTTACTTTCCTCCAAAGCCTCATCACAGTTTAGCGTTTTCGCCTGCGTCTAGTTATCATAACGCGTTTCCGCAGTGGAGttga
- the LOC103850428 gene encoding laccase-10 — MGFPIRILVLFALLAFPAACVHGAIRKYTFNVVTKQMTRLCSTKQIVTVNGKFPGPTIYANEDDTILVNVVNNVKYNVSIHWHGIRQLRTGWADGPAYITQCPIKPGHSYMYNFTVTGQRGTLWWHAHVLWLRATVHGAIVILPKPGLPYPFPKPHREEVIVLGEWWKSDTENVINEALKSGLAPNVSDAHVINGHPGLVPNCPSQGNFKLAVESGKTYMLRLVNAAMNEELFFKIAGHRFTIVEVDAVYVKPFTTDTILIAPGQTTTALVSAARPSGKYLIAAAPFQDSAVVAVDNRTATATVHYSGTLSATPTKTTSPPAQNATSVANSFVNSLRSLNSVTYPAKVPIKIDHDLLFTVGLGINRCHSCKAGNLSRVVAAINNITFKMPKTALLQAHYFNLTGIYTTDFPAKPHHVFDFTGKPPSNLATMKATKLYKLPYNSTVQVVLQDTGNVAPENHPIHLHGFNFFVVGIGSGNYNSKKDSKKFNLVDPVERNTVGVPSGGWAAIRFRADNPGVWFMHCHLEVHTTWGLKMAFLVENGKGPNQSILPPPSDLPKC; from the exons ATGGGATTTCCTATACGGATTTTGGTGCTCTTTGCATTGCTGGCCTTTCCTGCAGCATGCGTCCACGGTGCAATCCGCAAGTACACGTTTAAC GTGGTAACAAAGCAAATGACGCGGCTTTGCTCAACGAAACAGATAGTTACCGTTAACGGTAAGTTTCCAGGACCCACAATCTATGCTAATGAAGACGACACAATTCTCGTTAACGTCGTCAACAACGTCAAGTATAATGTCTCTATCCATTG GCATGGAATAAGACAATTAAGAACCGGTTGGGCCGATGGACCAGCCTACATAACCCAATGCCCCATTAAACCGGGTCACAGCTACATGTATAACTTCACGGTCACAGGGCAACGTGGAACACTCTGGTGGCACGCACATGTTCTCTGGCTCCGAGCTACGGTTCATGGTGCCATCGTGATTCTGCCAAAACCGGGTCTACCTTACCCGTTCCCTAAACCACACAGAGAAGAAGTCATCGTACTAG GTGAGTGGTGGAAATCCGATACCGAAAATGTTATTAATGAAGCATTAAAATCCGGTTTAGCACCTAATGTCTCAGATGCTCATGTCATTAACGGTCATCCCGGTCTCGTCCCAAACTGCCCATCGCAAG gtAATTTTAAATTAGCGGTAGAGAGCGGGAAAACATACATGCTACGACTAGTAAACGCAGCAATGAACGAAGAGCTCTTCTTCAAGATCGCTGGCCACCGCTTCACCATTGTGGAAGTCGACGCCGTCTACGTCAAACCCTTCACCACCGACACAATCCTAATCGCTCCCGGTCAAACCACCACCGCCTTAGTCTCGGCCGCCCGTCCCTCAGGAAAATACCTAATCGCCGCCGCTCCATTCCAAGACTCGGCCGTCGTGGCTGTAGATAATCGCACAGCCACCGCCACAGTACATTACTCCGGCACACTATCCGCCACACCTACAAAAACCACTTCACCGCCAGCTCAGAACGCCACTTCCGTCGCCAACTCGTTTGTTAATTCTCTCCGAAGTCTCAACTCAGTCACATATCCAGCTAAAGTTCCGATCAAGATAGATCATGATCTGTTATTCACCGTGGGACTAGGAATCAACCGCTGTCACAGCTGTAAGGCCGGTAACTTGTCACGAGTGGTCGCCGCGATAAACAACATTACGTTCAAGATGCCTAAAACTGCTCTGCTTCAAGCGCATTACTTCAACCTAACCGGGATTTACACTACCGATTTTCCAGCTAAACCGCACCATGTTTTTGATTTTACCGGAAAACCACCTTCGAATCTAGCAACCATGAAAGCCACAAAGCTTTACAAGCTACCGTACAATTCAACGGTGCAAGTTGTTTTACAGGATACCGGAAATGTGGCGCCGGAAAACCATCCAATTCATCTTCATGGGTTTAATTTCTTTGTGGTTGGTATTGGATCTGGTAATTATAACTCCAAGAAAGATTCCAAGAAATTTAATCTTGTTGATCCGGTGGAGAGGAACACCGTTGGAGTACCTTCTGGTGGTTGGGCGGCCATCAGATTCCGAGCAGATAATCCAG GGGTTTGGTTTATGCATTGCCATTTAGAGGTGCACACAACATGGGGACTTAAGATGGCTTTTCTGGTGGAGAATGGTAAAGGTCCCAACCAATCAATTCTTCCTCCTCCAAGTGATCTTCCCAAATGTTGA